One region of Pogona vitticeps strain Pit_001003342236 chromosome 1, PviZW2.1, whole genome shotgun sequence genomic DNA includes:
- the LCA5 gene encoding lebercilin, giving the protein MGERGRSLDSEHYRKSDSDKSSNSYYSDDDSSHSSDHLPTISTQSTNTGGKNSKTQHLKSLAHYQATKQIASKYAPSKRGSHWGFRSQSLNRDSPSQDISLVTKRVLSARLLKIKELRNELTELHVKLDELQKENRVLKRLQYRHEKALHKFEDTENEISKLLAQHNDEMRVLRERLRKSQEKEQTTERKLRASEDELYKVKGSLQKLRRLAEDRHLPERDELARKLALAESRLDDSEKRIKDLERNLELSNSSFQRQLHSEKKKLHEVQEENKVYQEEVQRLNQKLKEKEKELDAKNIYANRMSKVSPKKDPDITPRKKGVNKNVKREIQITKGVQTTEYFSPIEFPLPPDFITDEIPEEKENDAHLVTEQIVEKDWNGQAEHFQQEENSEREEQLKSDQELQVLEEGAKKLKYEWEKEEFERKKKEDGILLEKDEKGKMETELHNLENGTQNSDIAEAERQKEILLAKMHEIDRETQLNIRAASQDYNTNSVTVSYSLDKSKGQYQFSGTAEKLLNGFQEYDQHSSVVKGETRKQQVTQTTYSDLTFGSYVPSFGKVSGRPSLLNQKNDFLDEFPKEDVSFDTKRDRKSNLMEQLFGSSANTISPSKRTDLGAFREDSATNNAFQGKGTKVQDESHLFFGETKSFNSKRHRLQHTTSKPAVKILDYLEDEVEEVLLQ; this is encoded by the exons atgggggagagaggaaggagttTGGATTCCGAACATTACAGAAAATCGGACAGTGATAAAAGCAGTAATTCGTATTATTCTGACGATGATTCATCTCATTCCTCTGACCATTTACCAACCATTAGCACCCAGTCTACAAATACTGGAGgaaaaaacagtaaaacacagCATTTGAAAAGCCTTGCACATTACCAAG ccaccaaGCAGATTGCCTCAAAGTATGCACCCAGTAAAAGAGGGAGCCACTGGGGTTTTCGTTCCCAGAGTCTCAACAGGGATTCTCCTAGCCAAGATATCAGTCTAGTTACAAAACGAGTGCTTTCTGCCAGGCTGCTGAAAATTAAGGAGCTTCGAAATGAACTAACTGAACTGCACGTCAAACTTGATGAGCTGCAGAAAGAAAATAGGGTGCTCAAGCGACTGCAGTACAGACATGAGAAGGCTCTCCATAAGTTTGAAGACACTGAAAATGAAATCTCTAAACTCCTGGCACAGCATAATGATGAGATGCGGGTACTAAGGGAGCGCTTAAGAAAGTCTCAAGAAAAAGAGCAAACCACCGAGAGAAAGCTAAGGGCTTCGGAGGACGAGCTCTACAAGgtcaaaggcagcttacaaaaactGAGAAGGCTTGCTGAAGACCGACACCTCCCTGAACGTGATGAGCTGGCTAGGAAGCTAGCTTTGGCAGAAAGCAGACTGGATGACAGTGAAAAGAGAATAAAG GACTTGGAGAGGAACCTTGAGCTCAGTAATAGCAGTTTTCAGAGACAACtgcattcagaaaaaaagaaactgcatGAAGTGCAGGAAGAAAATAAAGTATATCAAGAGGAAGTGCAACGACtaaaccaaaaattaaag gagaaagagaaggaactaGATGCAAAAAATATTTATGCTAATCGAATGTCAAAAGTTTCACCCAAAAAAGATCCTGATATTACACCAAggaaaaaag GTGTAAATAAGAATGTTAAAAGAGAAATACAGATAACGAAAGGAGTACAGACCACTGAATACTTTTCCCCAATAGAGTTTCCTTTGCCACCAGACTTCATTACTGATGAAATtccagaggaaaaggaaaatgatGCACATCTTGTAACG GAACAAATAGTTGAAAAAGACTGGAATGGACAAGCAGAACATTTCCAACAGGAAGAGAacagtgaaagagaagagcaacTGAAGAGTGATCAAGAGCTTCAGGTTTTGGAAGAGGGAGCCAAGAAACTAAAATATG AATGGGAGAAAGAAGAAtttgagagaaagaagaaagaagatggtATTTTGCTGGAAAAGGACGAAAAAGGAAAGATGGAGACAGAACTACATAATCTGGAAAATGGAACACAAAATAGTGATATTGCAGAagcagaaagacagaaggaaattctGCTAGCTAAGATGCATGAAATTGACAGAGAAACTCAACTCAATATAAGGGCTGCTTCTCAAGACTATAACACAAACTCAGTGACAGTATCTTACTCCTTGGACAAAAGTAAGGGACAGTACCAATTCTCTGGGACAGCGGAGAAATTACTTAATGGTTTTCAGGAATATGACCAGCACAGTTCTGTTGTAAAAGGAGAAACCCGGAAACAGCAAGTTACACAGACCACGTACAGTGATTTGACATTTGGTAGCTATGTGCCTTCCTTTGGGAAGGTGTCAGGAAGGCCAAGTTTGCTTAATCAGAAAAATGACTTCCTGGACGAATTCCCTAAGGAAGATGTAAGTTTTGATACGAAGAGGGACAGGAAATCTAATTTAATGGAGCAGCTGTTTGGAAGTAGTGCCAATACAATTAGTCCATCAAAGAGAACTGATTTGGGTGCTTTCAGAGAGGACAGTGCTACAAACAATGCTTTTCAGGGTAAAGGCACGAAAGTCCAAGATGAGAGTCATCTTTTCTTTGGTGAAACAAAAAGCTTTAATTCCAAAAGGCACCGACTTCAACACACAACAAGTAAACCGGCTGTCAAGATTCTTGATTACTTGGAAGATGAAGTTGAGGAAGTGCTATTACAATAA